From Meiothermus sp. QL-1, the proteins below share one genomic window:
- the kynU gene encoding kynureninase, whose product MSPEELRTLDQTDPLRHKREEFLLPEGVIYLDGNSLGALPKAVAARLERTIKEEWGRDLIQSWNRHGWIDLPQRVGARIARLVGAGADEVLVADSTSVNLFKLLLAALRLRPERRVILSEVDNFPTDLYIAEGVRALLGQFELRRVAREELEAALDEDTAVLLLTEVDYRTGYRHDMAHLTRLAHQKGALVLWDLAHSTGAFPVHLGACGVDFAVGCGYKYLNGGPGAPAFLFVARRHQAALKPFLTGWMGHQEPFAFSPLYLPAEGVRRMLVGTPPILSLSALEAALGVFEGVDMELVRQKSLRLTELFMALMEPLEARYGFRLATPRAPERRGSQVAYRHPQGYAIIQALAAQGVVGDFRAPDILRFGFAPLYLRYTEVYEAVERLGQVMEQGLWQDPRYQERAKVT is encoded by the coding sequence ATGAGTCCAGAAGAGCTAAGGACCCTGGACCAGACCGACCCCCTGCGGCACAAGCGGGAGGAGTTTTTGCTGCCTGAAGGGGTGATCTACCTCGACGGCAACTCGCTCGGGGCCCTGCCCAAGGCGGTGGCGGCCCGCCTGGAGCGGACGATCAAAGAGGAGTGGGGCCGCGACCTCATCCAAAGCTGGAACCGGCACGGCTGGATTGACCTGCCCCAGCGGGTGGGGGCTCGCATCGCCCGGCTGGTGGGGGCCGGGGCGGACGAGGTGCTGGTGGCCGACTCCACCTCGGTCAACCTCTTCAAGCTGCTCCTGGCCGCCCTAAGGCTTAGGCCCGAGCGGCGGGTCATCCTCTCCGAGGTGGATAACTTCCCTACCGACCTCTACATCGCCGAGGGGGTGCGGGCGCTGCTCGGGCAATTCGAGCTGCGGCGGGTGGCCCGGGAGGAGCTGGAGGCTGCCCTGGACGAGGACACCGCAGTGCTCCTGCTCACCGAGGTGGACTACCGCACCGGCTACCGCCACGACATGGCCCACCTGACCCGCCTGGCCCACCAGAAAGGGGCCCTGGTGCTGTGGGACCTGGCCCACAGCACAGGAGCCTTCCCGGTGCACCTGGGGGCCTGCGGGGTGGACTTCGCGGTGGGCTGCGGCTACAAGTACCTAAACGGGGGGCCCGGGGCGCCGGCCTTTTTGTTCGTGGCCCGGCGGCACCAGGCGGCCCTGAAACCCTTTCTAACCGGCTGGATGGGCCACCAGGAACCCTTCGCCTTCAGCCCCCTCTACCTACCGGCAGAAGGGGTGCGGCGGATGCTGGTGGGCACCCCGCCCATTCTTTCCCTGAGCGCCCTGGAAGCGGCGCTTGGGGTCTTCGAAGGGGTGGACATGGAGCTGGTGCGGCAGAAGTCCCTCAGGCTCACCGAGCTCTTCATGGCCCTCATGGAACCCCTGGAGGCCCGCTACGGCTTCCGCCTGGCGACCCCCCGGGCCCCTGAGCGGCGCGGCAGCCAGGTGGCCTACCGCCACCCCCAGGGCTACGCCATCATCCAGGCCCTGGCGGCCCAAGGGGTGGTGGGCGATTTCCGCGCACCGGATATCCTCCGCTTCGGCTTTGCCCCGCTGTACCTGCGCTACACCGAGGTCTACGAGGCGGTGGAGCGGCTTGGGCAGGTCATGGAGCAGGGGCTTTGGCAAGACCCCCGCTACCAGGAAAGGGCCAAGGTGACCTGA
- a CDS encoding RidA family protein produces MEHVKHLQVLQPKGWPQPKGYAHGIAARGRLVFLAGMVGWNREGRFESQDFVAQAHQALKNILETLAEAGGRPEHLVRLTWFVTSKEEYLNSLPALGEAYRALMGRHYPAMTVVEVSALVEEEAKVEIEATAVIPE; encoded by the coding sequence ATGGAGCACGTCAAGCACCTGCAGGTCCTCCAACCCAAGGGCTGGCCCCAGCCCAAGGGGTACGCCCACGGCATCGCCGCCCGGGGGCGGCTGGTCTTCCTGGCCGGCATGGTGGGCTGGAACCGCGAGGGCCGCTTCGAAAGCCAGGATTTCGTGGCCCAGGCCCACCAGGCCCTGAAGAACATCCTGGAGACCCTGGCCGAGGCCGGGGGCCGGCCCGAGCACCTGGTGCGCCTCACCTGGTTCGTGACCAGCAAGGAGGAGTACCTGAATTCACTCCCGGCCCTGGGCGAGGCCTACCGCGCGCTGATGGGCCGGCACTACCCGGCCATGACCGTGGTGGAGGTAAGCGCCCTCGTGGAAGAAGAGGCCAAGGTGGAGATCGAGGCCACCGCCGTCATCCCAGAGTGA